CAGGGCCATCCGTGGTCCGTGAGCAGGATGGCGAGAACGGCGGCGCACACCCCGCTGGCGTACCCCGCGGACAGGTCGATCTCGCCGAGGAGGAGGACGAAGACCAGGCCCATGGCGATGGCGATACTGCCGGCGCCCTGCGTCAGCAGGTTGGCGAAGTTCAGTTCGGACAGGAAGACCGGGCGCAGGGCGGAGAAGAACACACACAGAACGATCAGGCCGAGTACGGCGGGGATGGCGCCCAACTCGCCGCCCCGTACCCGAGCGACATAGTCCTTGGCGACCGAGCCCAGACTGGCGGCTCCGGCCGCTCCGTTCTTCTTCGACGTACCGGCACCACGCGGCAGTTCCGGCTTCTCGGGGGCGACTGCGGCGGTCATGCGGTGACTCCGTTGCTGTGGGCGAGGCCGAGGTCTCCGCTGCGGCCGGAGGTGATGAGTTCGACGACCTGGGAGTGCGTCACGTCCGACGTACTGACCTGGGCGGCCATCCGTCCGAGGAAAAGGGCGGCGATCCGGTCGGACACCGCGAAGACGTCGTTCATGTTGTGCGAGATCAGGACGACGGCGAGACCGTTGTCGGCCAGCCGCCGGACCAGTTCGAGGACCTGTGCCGTCTGGGCGACACCGAGCGCGGCGGTCGGCTCGTCCAGGATGACGACCTTGCTGTTCCACAGCACGGCCTTGGCGATGGCCACGGTCTGCCGCTGGCCGCCGGAGAGACTGGAGACCTGTTGGCGGATGGACTTGACGGTGCGGACCGACAGCCCTTCAAGGGTCCGGGCGGCCATCTCCTCCATCGTCGTGTTGTCGAGGACGAGCCCGCGGCGCTTCTCGCGGCCGAGGAACATGTTCTGCACGATGTCGAGGTTGTCGCAGAGCGCGAGGTCCTGGTACACGATCTCGACGCCCAGGGCCGCCGCCTCACGGGGGCTGTGCACCTGGACCTGCTCGTCTTCGAACCAGTACTCGCCGCCGTCGATCGGGTGGGTGCCGCCGATGCACTTGACGAGGGTGGACTTGCCTGCGCCGTTGTCTCCGACGAGGGCGGTCACCTCCCCTGGATGGACGTCGAAGGACACGTCGTGCAATACCTGCACGGGGCCGAAGCTCTTGTCGATCCCGCGCAGTCGGAGGATCGGGGTAGCTGTCATGGAAGACGGCTCCTTAGGGTCATGAGGTCCCGGGTCCCGGGGAGAGGGGAGCCCCGGGACCAGAGGTCGGGCCGGCCGGACCGGGGTGACGGACCCAGGCCTCCGTTCAGGGCTACTTGATGCCGGCCTGGGCGCACAGGGCGGCGTACTTGCCCTTGCACAGCTGTCCCTTGGTGACGTAGCCGTCGTCCACGACGTCCTTGACGTTGTCCTTGTAGATGGCCACGGGCGTCTCCAGCACGGACGGCACCTTGCGCTTGCCCTCGGGGTCCTCGACGGTCGCGTTCGTCTCGCCCTTCTCGGCCTTGGCGAGGGAGACGGC
The window above is part of the Streptomyces sp. NBC_01428 genome. Proteins encoded here:
- a CDS encoding ATP-binding cassette domain-containing protein — protein: MTATPILRLRGIDKSFGPVQVLHDVSFDVHPGEVTALVGDNGAGKSTLVKCIGGTHPIDGGEYWFEDEQVQVHSPREAAALGVEIVYQDLALCDNLDIVQNMFLGREKRRGLVLDNTTMEEMAARTLEGLSVRTVKSIRQQVSSLSGGQRQTVAIAKAVLWNSKVVILDEPTAALGVAQTAQVLELVRRLADNGLAVVLISHNMNDVFAVSDRIAALFLGRMAAQVSTSDVTHSQVVELITSGRSGDLGLAHSNGVTA